The following are from one region of the Rosistilla carotiformis genome:
- a CDS encoding helix-turn-helix domain-containing protein produces the protein MRGAKQQTIDFTRGDQLGLLKSLPIKSADVGDGKAAARVSSRMALSVLRAIDDYCGKSGRCWASAATIGADINCSERSVRRAIRLLESEQLIVIEHRHGRSPIMVINWGEISLRVSKANATATPDIFPSGNPGHFFANPGQSDTNPGQSDRNPGQYVRRTVSNRKRTALPPPPQNTSGSEGSDFDLPSPIEETATWHHVAQRLALSGIREWRRALADLQAAVDVEHATRLLDVYTDRVGAYGPFALYRRCRNASAVLPPEDGWPDPKPESAYARDHVAAERILAAVHRDAANRESLGYDKPSPKAIAAVAADRMAAAGLGCDLLPERYRQLLERNSRTDKERQMCS, from the coding sequence GTGCGAGGCGCAAAGCAACAAACGATCGATTTCACGCGCGGCGACCAGCTGGGATTGCTGAAGTCTCTGCCGATCAAGTCCGCCGACGTCGGCGATGGCAAAGCGGCGGCGCGTGTCAGCTCACGCATGGCGCTAAGCGTGCTGCGCGCGATTGATGACTACTGCGGCAAGAGTGGTCGCTGTTGGGCTTCGGCCGCGACGATCGGTGCCGACATCAATTGCAGCGAACGGAGTGTACGCCGTGCCATTCGGCTGCTTGAGTCAGAACAGTTGATCGTGATTGAGCACAGGCACGGTCGAAGCCCCATCATGGTGATCAATTGGGGCGAAATCTCTCTGCGTGTATCGAAAGCAAACGCCACCGCAACCCCGGACATTTTCCCCTCCGGCAACCCCGGACATTTTTTTGCTAACCCCGGACAGTCTGACACGAACCCCGGACAGTCTGACCGGAACCCCGGACAATATGTCCGACGAACCGTAAGTAACCGAAAAAGAACCGCTCTCCCCCCTCCCCCCCAAAACACGAGCGGGAGTGAGGGGAGCGATTTTGATTTGCCTTCCCCGATCGAAGAGACCGCGACCTGGCACCACGTAGCCCAGCGCCTCGCGTTATCCGGCATCCGGGAATGGCGTCGAGCTTTAGCTGACCTGCAGGCAGCCGTCGACGTCGAGCACGCCACGCGATTGCTCGATGTGTACACCGACCGCGTCGGTGCCTATGGACCGTTTGCCCTGTACCGCCGCTGTCGCAACGCCTCCGCTGTGTTGCCGCCGGAGGATGGTTGGCCTGACCCGAAGCCGGAATCGGCTTACGCACGCGACCACGTCGCTGCAGAGCGGATCCTCGCAGCGGTACACCGCGACGCGGCAAATCGTGAATCGCTCGGATACGACAAGCCGAGCCCAAAGGCCATCGCGGCAGTGGCTGCGGATCGAATGGCCGCTGCTGGACTCGGTTGCGACCTGCTACCGGAGCGCTACCGGCAGTTGCTAGAACGCAATTCCCGAACCGACAAGGAACGCCAAATGTGCAGTTAA